DNA sequence from the Candidatus Neomarinimicrobiota bacterium genome:
CAACAGGATGACTTTCGGCTTGGAAGGCGATATAGCCACTGTTTAGTATTTTATCATCCCTGGCCAGTTTTTTAGCGTCAGGGTCATTTTCGTCAAGCTGAGGTTCAGTATACTCTAATACGATCTCCCCGTTAACCTTGTGTTTGATCCCGGTGCTGCCCCTGACTTCCACTTCTATCTTTACCCACTGGTCACCGTG
Encoded proteins:
- a CDS encoding DUF1080 domain-containing protein, translating into HGDQWVKIEVEVRGSTGIKHKVNGEIVLEYTEPQLDENDPDAKKLARDDKILNSGYIAFQAESHPVEFRNIKILILSK